Proteins co-encoded in one Coriobacterium glomerans PW2 genomic window:
- a CDS encoding putative manganese-dependent inorganic diphosphatase — protein MTEAIRKVNVIGHLHPDTDSICSAIAYAYLKNKIGDTEYEARRAGTINRETAFVLDHFGFEEPELITTVSPQIKDTMIQRLGGVDRDLSLYAAWDLMREEDVGTLCITDHSDSIQGIITVRDIANANMDIFHASILSDSETKYGNVLSTLKGDMVVGDPQSRITRGSIRVGTSPEMMDGAVEPGDIILVTNRFETQRFAVESGASCLIICNDAKVTDTVRELAKKRECAIITTPYDTYAAARLISMSIPVSAEMLPFEDVIRFSVNTAVDDARKIIAQTRHRFFPVLDESGGYEGITSMASLLNVTKKHVILVDHNERSQAVDGLEQAEIVEIIDHHRIGSIETSGPVYFRNMPVGCTATIIYGIYEESGVEIPRDIAGLMLSAILSDTLAFRSPTCTPRDVFVGGKLAEISGVEIETYADAMFDAGADLTGRTAEEVFHQDFKVFSRGNVRFGVGQGSFMTEPSRRAAERLVGPWLKTGAKSEELPIVFYMFTDVKSQSTDMMYYGANAEATVIRAFGVTPEDGIAVLPGVVSRKKQVTPALMTTLQEMLEEHS, from the coding sequence ATGACTGAGGCAATTCGCAAGGTCAATGTTATTGGCCATCTGCATCCCGACACGGACAGCATCTGCTCGGCCATTGCCTACGCCTACCTCAAGAACAAGATCGGAGACACCGAGTACGAGGCCCGGCGAGCCGGCACGATCAACCGCGAGACGGCGTTCGTCCTCGATCATTTCGGCTTCGAGGAGCCCGAGCTCATCACCACGGTCTCCCCGCAGATCAAAGATACGATGATCCAGCGCCTGGGAGGAGTGGACCGCGATCTGAGCCTCTACGCCGCGTGGGATCTCATGCGCGAGGAGGACGTCGGCACGCTGTGCATCACCGATCACAGCGACTCGATCCAAGGCATCATCACCGTGCGCGATATAGCCAATGCCAACATGGACATCTTCCACGCGTCGATCCTGTCGGACTCCGAGACGAAGTACGGCAACGTGCTCTCGACACTCAAAGGTGACATGGTCGTCGGCGACCCGCAGAGCCGCATCACTCGCGGCAGCATCCGCGTGGGCACCTCCCCTGAGATGATGGATGGAGCTGTTGAGCCGGGTGATATCATCTTGGTCACCAATCGCTTCGAGACGCAGCGCTTCGCCGTCGAATCCGGAGCATCATGCCTCATCATCTGCAACGATGCGAAAGTGACCGATACGGTGCGCGAGCTCGCGAAGAAACGTGAGTGCGCGATCATCACCACCCCGTATGACACCTATGCGGCCGCTCGTCTCATCAGCATGTCGATCCCCGTGAGCGCCGAGATGCTGCCGTTTGAGGACGTCATCCGCTTCAGCGTCAACACCGCTGTCGACGATGCGCGCAAGATCATCGCCCAGACGCGTCACCGGTTCTTCCCCGTGCTCGACGAATCTGGCGGCTATGAGGGCATCACGAGCATGGCGAGTCTGCTGAATGTCACGAAGAAGCATGTCATACTCGTCGACCACAACGAGCGGTCGCAGGCGGTCGATGGCCTCGAGCAAGCCGAAATCGTCGAGATCATCGATCATCACCGCATCGGGTCGATCGAGACGAGCGGGCCCGTGTACTTTCGAAACATGCCGGTCGGGTGCACCGCAACGATCATCTACGGCATCTATGAGGAGAGCGGCGTTGAGATCCCGCGCGACATCGCCGGACTCATGCTCTCGGCGATCCTCTCCGACACGCTGGCGTTTCGCTCACCCACCTGCACCCCCCGTGATGTATTCGTCGGCGGGAAGCTCGCCGAGATATCCGGCGTCGAGATCGAAACGTACGCCGATGCGATGTTCGATGCGGGTGCCGATCTCACCGGCCGCACGGCCGAGGAGGTCTTCCACCAGGATTTCAAGGTGTTCAGCCGCGGCAACGTCCGTTTCGGCGTCGGCCAGGGCAGCTTCATGACCGAGCCCAGCCGTCGCGCCGCAGAGCGGCTCGTGGGCCCTTGGCTCAAGACGGGAGCGAAGTCCGAGGAGCTGCCGATCGTGTTCTACATGTTCACAGATGTCAAGAGCCAGTCGACCGATATGATGTACTACGGTGCGAACGCCGAGGCCACGGTGATCCGCGCATTCGGGGTGACGCCGGAAGACGGCATAGCCGTGCTTCCCGGCGTCGTGAGCCGCAAGAAACAGGTCACCCCTGCGCTCATGACGACCCTGCAGGAAATGCTCGAGGAGCATTCGTAG
- the mfd gene encoding transcription-repair coupling factor, giving the protein MLIHRIAAQLLSAEPIRLIEAALERGEDATLAVSQSARNLLIAAQFARRPRPTVYIVSGEEAADRAARALTAFVGLEHVVRYPERADWPWAATAADDAAVATRCEALGRMARGDAAIMVASARSLLRCVPEPESRYWEEKRFAVGDQFPFEQVPTLLVGMGYARAGAADVAGTFRVHGDAVDIFPAQSGSPVRIEFFGDEIDRIRLMVALTGQTIGEVQEVSIFPCRELALTDDAVRRLHAALYEASQGDSELASLLEQVKARIAVPELDRLLPLMYDRTVSPLEHVPPEALIALSEPRSLFDDCTRAYETIAQRAQDCGVRRLDGLYVRPKELDFGRQQRVNYVSLIRAGGGPTAELKIEQPSIAGTDTRFITRLRQLVARRDAIVFAIPDRGAREAIELSLNDESIPIEESLSAAPENADPIDVACLRRAADPINARRIEADAAAPTARTLTRGRVTFVDIPLTAGVVVPDAHLAVLSLSDLSARMDRRRGRARRRAHVTDITFPYQPGDYVVHATHGIGRFASIVRQEVGGLERDYFLLEYADGDKLYVPLEQVDRITRYVGPDGSSPRLTRLNTADWSRATVRARNSAKRLAFDLVDLYTRRSTVAGHAFAPDTPAQLEMEQAFPYEPTRDQIEAIGDIKADMEAPKPMDRLLCGDVGFGKTEVALRAAFKCVDNGYQVMVLCPTTILAQQHYETLFERFAPFDIEVEVLSRFRTPSELSAALAGFSDGSVDVLVGTHRLLSSDVNPHSLGLVIIDEEQRFGVQHKEQLKNLREQIDVLTLSATPIPRTMQMAMSGVRDMSLITTPPCGRRPVTVHVGEYDPDTVSAAIRFELAREGQVYYVSNRVKTIEDAIDRVHEAAPEARVGVAHGKMSSREVEETMIDFTAHRIDVLVATTIIESGIDNPHTNTLIIEDAQRLGLAQLYQLKGRVGRSASQAFAYFMFPGEQPLTQEATERLCALSEFQELGSGMRIAMRDLEIRGAGSLVGAEQHGNLSNVGFDLFTQMLGQAVAEARGEGASEMSESGVTINLPADFFLDEAYLRDVDRRVLLYRKLAAAADLRTVDEAQQECEADNGELPLAGRNLFDRARLRIRADRLGLESVSLAAGRLTFTGIDVRAPIAAALRERLGAIVYPKSRKLSVPYRIGAGAGSGRGRGIDAHDQPSAVAAALEIASQLGTTADED; this is encoded by the coding sequence ATGCTCATTCACCGCATCGCCGCCCAGCTCTTGTCTGCCGAGCCGATTCGTCTCATCGAGGCCGCTCTCGAGCGCGGCGAGGATGCGACGCTCGCCGTATCGCAATCAGCTCGCAACCTGCTCATCGCAGCCCAGTTCGCGCGCAGGCCCCGCCCGACGGTCTACATCGTCTCCGGAGAGGAGGCCGCTGATCGCGCCGCCCGAGCGCTCACCGCCTTCGTCGGCCTCGAACACGTCGTTCGCTATCCGGAGCGCGCCGACTGGCCTTGGGCCGCCACGGCAGCCGATGACGCGGCTGTCGCGACCCGGTGCGAGGCTCTGGGCCGCATGGCGCGCGGCGACGCTGCCATCATGGTCGCGTCGGCACGGTCTCTGCTCAGGTGCGTCCCAGAGCCCGAGAGCCGATACTGGGAAGAGAAGCGCTTCGCCGTTGGCGACCAGTTCCCCTTCGAGCAGGTACCCACGTTGCTCGTCGGCATGGGCTATGCGCGAGCAGGCGCAGCCGATGTCGCGGGCACGTTTCGCGTCCACGGCGACGCGGTGGACATCTTTCCCGCGCAGTCCGGCTCTCCGGTGCGCATCGAGTTCTTCGGCGATGAGATCGACCGTATCCGTCTCATGGTCGCGCTCACCGGTCAGACTATCGGCGAGGTGCAGGAGGTGTCCATCTTCCCGTGTCGCGAGCTCGCTCTGACAGATGATGCCGTACGGCGCCTCCATGCGGCGCTCTATGAGGCATCGCAGGGCGACAGCGAACTCGCTTCACTGCTCGAGCAGGTGAAAGCTCGTATCGCGGTTCCCGAACTCGATCGTTTGCTGCCGCTCATGTATGACCGCACGGTCAGCCCGCTCGAACACGTCCCTCCTGAGGCGCTCATCGCGCTATCCGAGCCGCGCTCGCTGTTCGACGACTGCACGCGCGCCTACGAGACGATCGCGCAGCGGGCGCAGGATTGCGGCGTGCGCCGGCTCGATGGGCTCTACGTGCGCCCGAAGGAGCTTGATTTCGGCAGGCAGCAGCGGGTGAACTACGTGTCGCTCATCCGTGCGGGAGGCGGGCCCACCGCCGAGCTCAAGATCGAGCAGCCCTCGATCGCCGGCACCGATACCCGCTTCATCACGCGCCTGAGGCAGCTCGTGGCGCGCCGCGACGCGATAGTCTTCGCGATTCCCGATCGGGGTGCCCGCGAAGCGATCGAGCTTTCCTTGAATGACGAGTCGATCCCTATCGAGGAGTCCCTCAGCGCGGCTCCGGAGAACGCTGATCCGATCGATGTAGCGTGCTTGCGGCGCGCCGCGGACCCGATCAACGCCCGACGCATCGAGGCGGACGCGGCTGCGCCCACCGCTCGGACGCTGACACGGGGACGCGTCACCTTCGTCGACATCCCGCTGACCGCTGGCGTCGTCGTGCCCGATGCGCATCTCGCGGTGCTCTCGCTGTCGGATCTGAGCGCGCGCATGGACAGACGCCGCGGCCGCGCGCGTCGTCGCGCACATGTGACTGATATCACCTTTCCCTATCAGCCGGGAGACTACGTCGTGCACGCCACTCACGGCATCGGTCGGTTCGCGAGCATCGTTCGTCAGGAGGTCGGCGGACTCGAACGCGACTACTTCCTGCTCGAGTACGCCGACGGCGACAAGCTCTACGTTCCGCTCGAACAGGTCGATCGGATCACCCGTTACGTGGGTCCGGACGGGTCATCTCCCAGACTCACGCGTCTGAACACGGCTGACTGGTCGCGTGCCACGGTCCGCGCGCGCAACAGCGCAAAGCGGCTCGCTTTCGATCTCGTCGATCTCTACACGCGTCGCTCGACTGTGGCCGGGCACGCCTTCGCTCCGGATACGCCCGCGCAGCTCGAGATGGAGCAGGCCTTTCCCTATGAACCCACGCGCGACCAAATCGAGGCGATCGGCGACATCAAAGCTGACATGGAGGCCCCCAAGCCGATGGATCGCCTCCTGTGCGGCGACGTCGGCTTCGGCAAGACCGAGGTCGCGCTGCGCGCGGCATTCAAGTGCGTGGACAACGGCTATCAGGTCATGGTGCTGTGCCCCACGACCATTCTCGCCCAGCAGCATTACGAGACCCTTTTCGAGCGCTTCGCCCCTTTCGATATCGAGGTCGAGGTGCTCAGTCGCTTCCGCACGCCCTCCGAGCTGAGCGCCGCGCTCGCGGGCTTCTCGGACGGCAGCGTGGACGTTCTGGTGGGAACGCACCGACTGCTCTCCTCCGATGTCAATCCGCACAGCCTCGGGCTCGTCATCATCGATGAGGAACAGCGCTTCGGCGTGCAGCACAAAGAGCAGCTCAAGAACCTTCGCGAGCAGATCGACGTGCTTACGCTGTCCGCGACGCCGATTCCGCGCACCATGCAGATGGCGATGTCGGGGGTGCGCGACATGTCGCTCATCACGACGCCGCCGTGCGGGCGGCGGCCCGTTACGGTGCATGTGGGGGAGTACGATCCGGATACCGTCTCCGCGGCGATCCGTTTCGAGTTGGCGCGCGAAGGGCAGGTATACTACGTGTCGAACCGCGTGAAGACGATCGAGGATGCGATCGATCGGGTGCACGAGGCCGCGCCGGAGGCTCGCGTGGGCGTCGCGCACGGCAAGATGAGCTCACGAGAGGTCGAGGAGACGATGATCGACTTCACGGCCCATCGCATCGACGTGCTCGTTGCGACGACCATCATCGAGAGCGGCATCGACAATCCTCACACGAACACCCTCATCATCGAGGACGCGCAGCGATTGGGCCTCGCCCAGCTCTACCAGTTAAAGGGCAGAGTCGGCCGGTCCGCCTCGCAGGCCTTCGCCTACTTCATGTTCCCCGGCGAGCAGCCGCTCACTCAGGAGGCGACCGAGCGGCTGTGCGCGCTGTCCGAGTTCCAGGAGCTGGGCAGCGGCATGCGCATCGCGATGCGCGATCTCGAGATCAGGGGGGCCGGCTCGCTTGTCGGAGCCGAACAGCACGGCAACCTGTCGAATGTGGGATTCGATCTGTTCACTCAGATGCTCGGGCAGGCTGTTGCCGAGGCGCGCGGCGAGGGGGCGTCCGAGATGAGCGAGTCCGGAGTGACGATCAATCTGCCGGCGGATTTCTTTTTGGATGAGGCCTATCTGCGCGACGTGGACCGCCGCGTGCTGCTCTATCGCAAGCTCGCTGCAGCAGCGGATCTGCGTACGGTTGACGAGGCGCAACAGGAATGCGAGGCGGATAACGGCGAGCTGCCGCTTGCGGGCAGAAATCTGTTCGACCGCGCCCGGCTGCGCATCCGGGCGGACCGGCTGGGTCTTGAGAGCGTCTCGCTCGCGGCGGGCAGGCTCACGTTCACCGGCATAGATGTGCGCGCCCCGATCGCCGCCGCCTTGCGAGAGCGGTTGGGAGCGATCGTCTATCCGAAGTCGCGCAAGCTCTCGGTGCCCTACCGAATCGGGGCCGGAGCGGGCTCCGGGCGGGGTCGAGGAATCGATGCTCACGACCAGCCCAGCGCCGTCGCGGCCGCACTCGAGATCGCAAGCCAGCTCGGCACCACCGCAGACGAGGACTGA